In the genome of Nocardia terpenica, one region contains:
- a CDS encoding alpha/beta fold hydrolase, with translation MPVFDFDGIPVAYDHAGVGDPIVFLHNIGGDRSIWLPQFRALQSTNTVYAVDLIGYGESGIPDSGYTVDTYLRLVSAFVDAHGLRDLTLVGHCFGSALSLLYARRNPQRVRALVLSSPLTAATLRPTPTGWSARAVRHLRLDPLTAAVRLPGTVAGWLVREQLGARGRDMAPHPFAGLRSRWAEPRRLLPAAAIARDLHRLGELDTFRPGPAFPPITTIWGTDNRILSPAAGARLNTTLNPTQAITVEGAGHLVMLEDPETVTAAIRSATSSALAS, from the coding sequence ATGCCGGTGTTCGACTTCGACGGCATACCCGTTGCCTACGACCACGCCGGCGTGGGGGACCCGATCGTCTTCCTGCACAATATCGGCGGCGATCGCAGTATCTGGCTGCCCCAGTTCCGGGCCCTGCAGAGCACGAACACCGTGTACGCGGTGGATCTGATCGGCTACGGCGAGTCCGGCATTCCCGACTCCGGGTACACCGTCGACACTTATCTGCGCCTGGTCTCCGCGTTCGTCGACGCCCACGGGCTGCGCGACCTGACGCTGGTCGGCCACTGCTTCGGCAGCGCGCTGTCGCTGCTGTATGCCCGCCGCAATCCGCAGCGGGTGCGCGCGCTGGTGCTGAGCAGCCCGCTGACCGCCGCCACGCTGCGCCCCACCCCGACCGGGTGGAGCGCCCGCGCGGTCCGGCACCTGCGGCTGGACCCGCTGACCGCCGCCGTCCGGCTGCCCGGCACGGTCGCCGGATGGCTGGTCCGCGAACAGCTCGGCGCGCGCGGCCGCGACATGGCCCCGCACCCCTTCGCCGGGCTGCGCAGCCGCTGGGCCGAGCCGCGCCGCCTGCTGCCCGCCGCCGCCATCGCGCGCGACCTGCACCGCCTGGGCGAACTCGACACCTTCCGCCCCGGCCCCGCCTTCCCACCCATCACGACCATCTGGGGCACCGACAACCGCATCCTCTCGCCCGCCGCAGGCGCCCGCCTGAACACCACCCTCAACCCCACCCAAGCCATCACCGTCGAGGGCGCGGGACACCTTGTCATGCTGGAGGACCCCGAAACCGTCACCGCCGCCATCCGCTCCGCGACCAGCTCGGCCCTGGCCAGCTGA
- a CDS encoding phosphotransferase family protein — MSVVQPAEVERDVVDFAIVGPWMDEQGLPGGEFEKVTPLGGGTQNIMLRFTRGGRDYVLRRGPKHLRAKSNEVIRREARLLGALAGTGVRAPGVIAACPDESVLGAVFYLMEPIDGFNPQNELPALHAGDPEIRRHMGLSAVEAIARLGSLDYRRLGLSDYGKPDGFLERQVPRWLAELDSYTANEGYPGPEIPGVQRVGDWLDRHRPARWTPGILHGDCHLANMMFRYDGPQVAAMVDWEMSTIGDPLLDLGWQIATRPEPGTTGAALVGKLGEVGGLPTPEEMVAHYGEFSALDLSHVTWYTVLACFKLGIVLEGTHARAFAGKAPKQVGDFLHAITLELFERAHRLME; from the coding sequence ATGTCTGTGGTGCAACCGGCCGAGGTGGAGCGCGACGTCGTCGATTTCGCGATCGTCGGGCCGTGGATGGATGAGCAGGGTTTACCGGGCGGCGAGTTCGAGAAGGTGACTCCGCTCGGCGGCGGCACCCAGAACATCATGCTGCGATTCACCCGCGGCGGCCGCGACTACGTGCTGCGCCGCGGCCCGAAACACCTGCGCGCCAAGAGCAACGAGGTCATCCGGCGCGAGGCGCGGCTGCTCGGCGCGCTGGCCGGGACCGGAGTGCGCGCCCCCGGCGTGATCGCCGCCTGCCCCGACGAGTCGGTGCTCGGCGCGGTGTTCTATCTGATGGAGCCGATCGACGGCTTCAATCCGCAGAACGAACTGCCCGCCCTGCACGCCGGTGATCCGGAGATCCGGCGGCACATGGGCCTGTCCGCGGTGGAGGCCATCGCCCGGCTCGGGTCGCTGGACTACCGGCGGCTCGGGCTGTCCGACTACGGCAAGCCGGACGGCTTCCTGGAACGGCAGGTGCCGCGCTGGCTCGCCGAACTGGACTCCTACACGGCCAACGAGGGCTATCCGGGCCCGGAGATCCCCGGCGTGCAGCGCGTCGGCGACTGGCTGGACCGGCACCGCCCCGCGCGGTGGACGCCCGGCATCCTGCACGGCGACTGCCACCTGGCCAACATGATGTTCCGCTACGACGGCCCGCAGGTGGCCGCCATGGTGGACTGGGAGATGTCGACCATCGGCGACCCGCTGCTGGACCTGGGCTGGCAGATCGCGACCCGCCCCGAACCCGGCACCACCGGCGCCGCGCTGGTCGGCAAGCTCGGCGAGGTGGGCGGGCTGCCCACGCCGGAGGAGATGGTCGCTCACTACGGCGAATTCTCCGCCCTCGATCTGAGCCACGTCACCTGGTACACGGTCCTGGCCTGCTTCAAGCTCGGCATCGTGCTGGAGGGCACGCACGCCCGCGCCTTCGCGGGCAAGGCCCCCAAGCAGGTCGGCGACTTCCTGCACGCCATCACCCTGGAGCTGTTCGAACGGGCGCACCGGCTGATGGAGTGA
- a CDS encoding 3-oxoacyl-ACP synthase III family protein, translated as MRSTEELIAGLSVPRSLDLERITGIKNRRVHNSDPEDYESSFELALSAIDDCLRHSDYTAEELDVVISVSITRFHGPGFHCYAPAFALMLRNAIGATSALHFDVSNACAGMLTGVLVLDRMIRAGVVRNGLVVSGEQITPIAETAAREISQPYDPQFAALTVGDAAVAVVVDDRGDDDDEIHYIELMTTSAGAEHCLGMPSDKTNGIAMYTDNRALASESRYQQGISRMADFLEESGRTWDGEKYDYWIHHQFSGPAIEYISQLTQRHFNTPMPQSLTVLSEYGNTASTSHFLVLHEHLAQQRIPRGSKVLLIPEASGVVSGHLAATISRLEA; from the coding sequence GTGCGTTCCACGGAAGAGTTGATCGCCGGACTGTCCGTGCCCAGATCCCTGGATCTGGAACGCATCACGGGCATCAAGAACCGCCGTGTTCACAATTCGGATCCCGAGGATTACGAATCCTCGTTCGAACTGGCGCTTTCCGCGATCGACGACTGCCTGCGCCACTCCGACTACACCGCCGAAGAACTCGATGTGGTGATCTCGGTATCGATCACGCGCTTCCACGGCCCGGGATTCCACTGCTATGCACCGGCATTCGCGCTCATGCTGCGCAATGCCATCGGCGCCACCTCGGCACTGCACTTCGACGTGTCCAATGCCTGCGCGGGCATGCTGACCGGGGTCCTGGTGCTGGACCGGATGATCCGGGCCGGGGTGGTGCGCAACGGCCTCGTGGTCAGCGGCGAGCAGATCACGCCGATCGCCGAGACCGCCGCGCGCGAGATCAGCCAGCCCTACGATCCGCAGTTCGCGGCGCTGACCGTGGGCGACGCGGCGGTGGCGGTGGTGGTCGACGACCGCGGTGACGACGACGACGAGATCCACTACATCGAACTGATGACCACCTCGGCCGGGGCCGAGCACTGCCTGGGCATGCCGAGCGACAAGACCAACGGCATCGCGATGTACACCGACAACCGGGCGCTGGCCAGCGAATCCCGCTACCAGCAGGGGATCAGCCGCATGGCCGACTTCCTGGAGGAGTCCGGCCGCACCTGGGACGGCGAGAAGTACGACTACTGGATTCATCACCAGTTCTCCGGCCCGGCCATCGAATACATCAGCCAGCTCACCCAGCGCCATTTCAACACCCCGATGCCGCAGTCGCTCACCGTGCTGTCCGAGTACGGCAACACCGCCTCCACCTCGCACTTCCTGGTGCTGCACGAACACCTTGCGCAGCAGCGGATTCCGCGCGGGTCGAAGGTGCTGCTGATCCCGGAGGCGTCCGGCGTCGTCTCCGGCCATCTCGCAGCGACCATTTCCCGTCTGGAGGCATGA
- a CDS encoding TerD family protein, which yields MTNTDDDATPLPTSLLTVLVSWRSGHAVDAHALLLDGSGRVRSGRDAVFFNAPRHPSQAVTLDQEPAPRTARLSVSLPRTEAEVQRILVTGSVEKGFLDAVADPTVSVLDAEGLVARGDVDAPEAVRAMVFGEFRRRDGRWWWVRGNDRGRAELAELFADYGVAVGSARSRISLHRTAVPDPAPEKPTAPANPERPDWHPDPADASMLRWWDGTAWTEAKTPRVQSDSRICNRCGRRRGWRVLGSPGPCRSCTAEIEEYLTGWRARAWRVLTTAGAHGAAWDEVWTALRYRRIDADAGRAALHGPGQAYVERLAAFAGADGEITTAELDEFEGTVAALALSGPLVEDLRRRMRRGHTLSRLRAGELPVVRAPGLHLDPEETVHLDVPAVRIRQLARGPRATEGRLVCSNKKLRFVGAEAGIETPWARIVSVTAAGGVVEIAATAARGGAVFEVADPDAVAATLEGALRVAKRLALAPGRRDRRSIPPEIKAQVWQRDGGRCVECGATHYLEFDHIIPLSRGGATSAANLQILCRSCNRTKGTRI from the coding sequence GTGACGAACACCGACGACGACGCGACGCCGCTGCCGACTTCACTTCTGACCGTGCTGGTTTCGTGGCGGTCCGGGCACGCGGTGGATGCGCACGCCCTGCTGCTGGACGGGTCCGGGCGGGTGCGGTCGGGGCGCGACGCGGTGTTCTTCAACGCGCCCCGGCATCCGTCGCAGGCGGTGACGCTGGATCAGGAGCCCGCACCGCGCACGGCGCGGCTGTCGGTGTCGCTGCCGCGCACCGAGGCGGAGGTGCAGCGCATCCTGGTGACCGGGTCGGTCGAGAAGGGCTTCCTGGACGCGGTCGCCGATCCGACGGTGAGCGTGCTGGACGCCGAGGGGCTGGTGGCCCGCGGCGATGTCGACGCGCCGGAGGCGGTGCGCGCGATGGTGTTCGGCGAGTTCCGCCGACGAGACGGGCGCTGGTGGTGGGTGCGCGGGAATGATCGCGGGCGGGCCGAACTGGCCGAGCTGTTCGCCGACTACGGGGTTGCGGTCGGATCGGCGCGATCGCGAATCTCGCTGCACCGCACGGCCGTTCCCGACCCCGCACCGGAGAAGCCCACGGCCCCGGCGAATCCGGAGCGCCCGGACTGGCATCCCGATCCGGCGGACGCGTCGATGCTGCGCTGGTGGGACGGCACCGCGTGGACCGAGGCGAAAACACCACGGGTGCAATCGGATTCCCGGATCTGTAATCGCTGCGGCCGCCGCCGGGGCTGGCGGGTGCTGGGCTCCCCGGGCCCCTGCCGGTCCTGCACCGCCGAGATCGAGGAGTACCTGACCGGCTGGCGGGCCCGCGCCTGGCGGGTGCTCACCACCGCCGGGGCGCACGGCGCCGCCTGGGACGAGGTGTGGACGGCGCTGCGCTATCGCCGCATCGACGCCGACGCCGGGCGGGCCGCGCTGCACGGCCCGGGGCAGGCGTACGTGGAGCGGCTGGCCGCCTTCGCGGGCGCGGACGGCGAGATCACCACCGCCGAGCTCGACGAATTCGAGGGCACCGTCGCGGCGCTGGCGCTGTCCGGCCCGCTGGTGGAGGACCTGCGCCGCCGAATGCGCCGCGGCCACACCCTGTCCCGGCTGCGGGCGGGCGAATTGCCGGTCGTGCGCGCCCCCGGGCTGCACCTGGATCCGGAAGAGACCGTGCACCTGGATGTTCCGGCCGTCCGGATCCGGCAGCTGGCGCGCGGCCCCCGGGCCACCGAGGGCCGGCTCGTCTGCTCGAACAAGAAGCTGCGCTTCGTCGGCGCCGAGGCGGGCATCGAAACGCCGTGGGCGCGCATCGTTTCCGTGACCGCCGCCGGCGGTGTGGTCGAGATCGCGGCGACCGCGGCCCGGGGCGGGGCCGTATTCGAGGTCGCCGACCCCGATGCGGTGGCCGCAACGCTGGAGGGCGCGCTGCGGGTGGCCAAGCGGCTGGCGCTGGCCCCGGGCCGCCGCGACCGCCGCTCGATCCCGCCGGAGATCAAGGCGCAGGTGTGGCAGCGCGACGGCGGCCGGTGCGTGGAGTGCGGGGCCACCCACTACCTGGAGTTCGACCACATCATCCCGCTCAGCCGCGGCGGCGCCACCAGCGCCGCGAACCTACAGATCCTGTGCCGGTCGTGTAATCGGACCAAGGGCACCCGGATTTGA
- the pabB gene encoding aminodeoxychorismate synthase component I gives MTSDPTRRPLRTLLVDNYDSFTYNLFQLIAEVNGVEPVVVRNDAVTDPAQLGLDRFDNIVISPGPGRPDSARDFGISRELIERAELPLLGVCLGHQGIVLAAGGAVVAAPHPRHGYPDRITHDDCDLFAGIPRDFLAVRYHSLCAAHPLPDDLALTATAPDGVIMGVRHRHRPQWGVQFHPESISSEYGAALLRNFARLTREHAVRREMLRDNHLPEAPREITQPATSSAAEPRTLTVLHEVVERAVDTEAVFVRMFRDSATAFWLDSAHAEPGLDRFSYLGDAAGPLAEVVRYRVGDGFVTVDSAAGGRRVAGTVLDYLAGELERRRIEFPSVPFDFVGGYVGYLGYEVKADCGAAPGHRAATPDAQWVFADRLIVVDHVADRTHLLALAEPESLAAARTWLDATRSTLADLPDRSRPEQLALPADEAAVAAGLTRGRDRYLADIAEIDAQLRAGQTYEVNLTDATTVAADCPGLAVYRVLRRSNPAPQAAFLRFGDLEVACSSPERFLKVDRTRTVESKPIKGTAPRGATPAADENLRRALELDPKTRAENLMIVDLLRNDLGRVCEVGSVHVPKLMAAETYTTMHQLVTTVRGRLRPDVGVLDCVRACFPGGSMTGAPKLRTMEIIDTLETEARGIYSGAIGFLGLGGTAELNIVIRTAVRHDGRWRIGAGGAVVLDSDAESEYHEMVLKAAAALRAVVAVARPSVSGAPGIVRSL, from the coding sequence GTGACCTCTGATCCCACCCGGCGGCCCCTGCGCACCCTGCTGGTCGACAACTACGACTCCTTCACCTACAACCTCTTCCAGCTGATCGCCGAGGTGAACGGGGTCGAGCCGGTGGTGGTGCGCAACGACGCGGTCACCGATCCCGCGCAGCTGGGGCTGGACCGGTTCGACAACATCGTGATCTCCCCCGGTCCCGGCAGGCCGGACAGCGCCCGCGATTTCGGTATCTCGCGGGAGCTGATCGAGCGGGCCGAGCTGCCGCTGCTGGGGGTGTGCCTGGGGCATCAGGGCATCGTGCTCGCGGCGGGCGGCGCGGTGGTCGCGGCGCCGCACCCGCGACACGGTTATCCGGATCGGATCACCCACGACGACTGCGATCTGTTCGCCGGGATACCGCGGGACTTCCTCGCGGTGCGCTACCACTCCCTGTGCGCCGCCCACCCGCTTCCCGACGATCTCGCCCTCACCGCCACCGCCCCCGACGGCGTGATCATGGGCGTCCGCCACCGGCATCGGCCGCAGTGGGGCGTCCAGTTCCACCCCGAGTCGATCTCGAGCGAGTACGGCGCCGCGCTGCTGCGCAACTTCGCCCGGCTGACGCGGGAGCACGCGGTCCGGCGGGAGATGCTGCGGGACAACCATCTTCCGGAGGCGCCACGGGAGATCACCCAGCCCGCAACGTCTTCCGCCGCGGAGCCGAGGACCCTGACCGTCCTGCACGAGGTGGTCGAGCGGGCGGTGGATACCGAAGCGGTGTTCGTGCGGATGTTCCGGGACTCGGCGACGGCGTTCTGGCTCGACAGCGCGCACGCCGAGCCGGGGCTGGATCGGTTCTCGTACCTGGGCGATGCCGCCGGGCCGCTCGCCGAGGTGGTGCGCTACCGGGTGGGCGACGGGTTCGTGACCGTCGATTCGGCGGCGGGCGGGCGCCGGGTCGCGGGCACCGTGCTCGACTACCTGGCCGGGGAGCTGGAGCGGCGGCGGATCGAGTTCCCCTCCGTGCCTTTCGATTTCGTCGGCGGCTATGTGGGTTACCTGGGCTACGAGGTGAAGGCCGACTGCGGGGCCGCGCCCGGGCATCGCGCGGCGACGCCGGATGCGCAGTGGGTGTTCGCGGATCGGCTGATCGTGGTCGACCACGTTGCGGACCGCACCCATCTGCTCGCCCTCGCGGAGCCGGAATCCCTTGCCGCGGCGCGTACTTGGCTCGACGCCACGCGATCGACGCTCGCCGACCTGCCGGATCGGTCGCGGCCGGAGCAGCTGGCGCTGCCCGCGGACGAGGCGGCCGTGGCCGCCGGACTCACCCGGGGCCGCGACCGCTACCTCGCCGATATCGCCGAGATCGACGCCCAACTGCGGGCCGGGCAGACCTACGAGGTGAACCTCACCGACGCGACGACGGTCGCGGCGGACTGCCCCGGCCTGGCGGTGTATCGCGTTCTGCGCCGGAGCAATCCGGCCCCGCAGGCCGCGTTCCTGCGCTTCGGCGACCTGGAGGTCGCGTGCTCCTCGCCCGAGCGGTTCCTGAAGGTGGATCGCACCCGCACGGTGGAGAGCAAGCCGATCAAGGGCACCGCGCCGCGCGGCGCGACCCCCGCCGCCGACGAGAACCTGCGCCGCGCACTGGAACTCGACCCCAAGACGCGCGCCGAGAACCTGATGATCGTCGACCTGCTGCGCAACGATCTCGGCCGGGTGTGCGAGGTCGGCAGCGTGCACGTGCCGAAACTCATGGCGGCCGAGACGTATACGACCATGCACCAGCTGGTGACGACCGTGCGCGGCCGACTGCGGCCCGACGTCGGCGTCCTCGACTGTGTGCGCGCCTGTTTCCCCGGCGGCTCCATGACGGGTGCGCCCAAGCTGCGCACCATGGAGATCATCGACACCCTGGAGACCGAGGCGCGCGGAATCTACTCCGGCGCCATCGGCTTCCTCGGCCTCGGCGGCACCGCGGAGCTCAATATCGTCATCCGCACCGCCGTGCGCCACGACGGCCGGTGGCGCATCGGCGCGGGCGGCGCCGTGGTCCTCGATTCCGACGCCGAGTCCGAGTACCACGAAATGGTCCTGAAGGCCGCCGCCGCCCTGCGCGCCGTCGTCGCGGTCGCGCGCCCGTCGGTGTCGGGGGCGCCTGGCATAGTTCGATCACTGTGA
- a CDS encoding DinB family protein, whose translation MPIVRDVKDWTWVLEKRCPDCGFDGIAVEYEAVPGLVRDAAARFTGVLVRSDVAVRPDDSTWSALEYAAHVRDVCRIMTHRLAVIRAGGAVPGPEIPRYDTTVRVDGELPVFADWDQDATAVAADYRAQQPAAVAAELAAAAETVSRAFESVPPPDRPRTARRSNGSVFTIDSLSRYFLHDLHHHLHDVHA comes from the coding sequence ATGCCGATCGTCCGTGATGTCAAGGACTGGACGTGGGTCCTCGAAAAGCGCTGTCCCGACTGTGGATTCGATGGGATCGCCGTCGAGTACGAGGCGGTGCCGGGGCTGGTGCGCGATGCCGCGGCCCGCTTCACCGGTGTGCTGGTGCGCTCGGATGTGGCGGTGCGGCCGGATGATTCGACGTGGTCGGCGCTGGAGTACGCCGCGCACGTCCGCGACGTGTGCCGGATCATGACCCACCGCCTCGCCGTCATTCGCGCGGGCGGCGCGGTCCCCGGGCCCGAGATCCCCCGCTACGACACCACGGTGCGTGTCGACGGGGAGCTGCCGGTCTTCGCCGACTGGGACCAGGACGCCACCGCCGTCGCCGCCGACTACCGCGCGCAGCAACCCGCCGCCGTCGCCGCCGAGCTGGCCGCCGCCGCCGAAACCGTCTCCCGCGCTTTCGAATCCGTCCCGCCCCCCGACCGCCCCCGCACCGCCCGCCGCAGCAACGGCTCGGTGTTCACCATCGACTCCCTGTCCCGCTACTTCCTCCACGACCTCCACCACCACCTCCACGACGTGCACGCCTAG
- a CDS encoding fatty acid CoA ligase family protein translates to MTETTYWRALDRFRAVVAAHPDREAVIHAAGRTTADLPEYRRIGYAELDAWSDAIAEHLTAGGVARGTRTIVLVTPGPELYAVLYGLFKVGAVPVVIDPGMGLRKMLRCLRAADAEAFIGVPEAHAVRILFRGCFRRVRLAVTVGGRWFWGGPTLAGWGRTPTRPVPERTPAPDDDPLLIAYTTGSTGPAKAVVLTHGNISAMVDQVDAARERVAPGTSLITAPVAGILELLLGSRCVLPPLVSGKVGSTDPAHVADAVTRFGVRTMFASPAVLVPLLRHLEITGASLPTLQSIYSGGAPVPDWCIAGLRRVLSDDVRVYAGYGSTEALPMSTIESRELLGILVERAHEGAGVCVGHPAKDVRARIVAITDDPLPTWADAQAREAELAASRGIGELVVSGPNVSTRYYWPEGANATGKIVDGDTVWHRTGDLAWIDEQGRIWFCGRKSQRVQTADGPLFTVQIEQVFNTVPGVARTALVGVGPEGAKRPVLCVETEPGADIATVTAELRVRRTESPVAEAVSEFLFHPKFPVDIRHNAKIGRERLAVWAARQEKARVL, encoded by the coding sequence GTGACCGAGACGACCTACTGGCGCGCGCTCGACCGTTTCCGCGCCGTCGTGGCCGCGCATCCCGATCGGGAGGCGGTGATCCACGCCGCCGGTCGCACCACCGCGGATCTGCCGGAGTACCGGCGGATCGGCTACGCCGAGCTCGACGCCTGGTCCGACGCCATCGCCGAGCACCTCACCGCCGGTGGGGTCGCGCGCGGCACCCGCACCATCGTGCTGGTCACGCCGGGCCCGGAGCTGTATGCCGTGCTGTACGGGCTGTTCAAGGTGGGTGCGGTGCCGGTGGTCATCGACCCGGGCATGGGGCTGCGGAAGATGCTGCGCTGCCTGCGGGCCGCCGATGCGGAGGCGTTCATCGGGGTGCCGGAGGCGCACGCGGTGCGCATTCTGTTCCGCGGCTGCTTCCGGCGGGTGCGGCTGGCGGTGACCGTCGGCGGCCGCTGGTTCTGGGGCGGGCCCACTTTGGCGGGCTGGGGCCGCACGCCCACCCGGCCGGTTCCCGAGCGCACGCCCGCGCCCGACGACGATCCGCTGCTCATCGCCTACACCACCGGCAGCACCGGACCGGCCAAGGCGGTGGTGCTCACGCACGGCAATATCAGCGCGATGGTCGACCAGGTGGACGCGGCGCGCGAGCGGGTCGCGCCGGGCACCTCGCTCATCACCGCCCCGGTAGCCGGGATCCTGGAGCTGTTGCTCGGATCCCGTTGCGTGCTACCGCCGTTGGTCTCCGGCAAGGTCGGCTCCACCGATCCCGCGCACGTGGCCGACGCCGTCACCCGGTTCGGGGTGCGGACCATGTTCGCCTCGCCCGCGGTGCTCGTTCCGCTGCTGCGCCACCTGGAGATCACCGGCGCCAGCCTGCCGACGCTGCAGAGCATCTACTCCGGCGGCGCGCCCGTCCCGGACTGGTGTATCGCCGGATTGCGCCGGGTGCTGTCGGATGATGTGCGCGTCTATGCCGGGTACGGGTCGACCGAGGCGCTGCCCATGTCGACCATCGAATCGCGGGAGCTGCTCGGCATTCTCGTCGAGCGGGCGCACGAGGGCGCGGGCGTGTGTGTGGGCCACCCGGCCAAGGACGTGCGGGCGCGGATCGTCGCCATTACCGACGATCCGCTGCCCACCTGGGCGGATGCGCAGGCGCGCGAGGCCGAACTCGCCGCCTCGCGCGGCATCGGTGAGCTCGTGGTGTCGGGCCCGAACGTGAGTACCCGCTACTACTGGCCCGAGGGCGCCAATGCCACAGGGAAGATCGTCGATGGGGACACCGTGTGGCATCGCACGGGTGATCTGGCGTGGATCGACGAGCAGGGCCGGATCTGGTTCTGCGGGCGTAAGAGTCAGCGGGTGCAGACGGCGGACGGTCCGCTGTTCACGGTGCAGATCGAGCAGGTGTTCAATACCGTGCCCGGGGTGGCGCGCACCGCGCTGGTCGGCGTCGGACCCGAGGGCGCGAAACGCCCCGTCCTGTGCGTCGAGACCGAGCCCGGGGCCGACATCGCCACGGTGACAGCGGAACTGCGGGTGCGGCGCACGGAATCGCCGGTGGCCGAGGCGGTGTCGGAGTTCCTGTTCCATCCGAAGTTCCCGGTCGACATCCGGCACAATGCCAAGATCGGCCGCGAGCGGTTGGCGGTGTGGGCGGCCCGGCAGGAGAAGGCGCGGGTGTTGTGA
- a CDS encoding NAD-dependent epimerase/dehydratase family protein, whose product MKILVTGASGFLGGTLVRRLVREERHEVAILVRRSSNLRGLDEVIGKVEVYLGDLAEADSLERAVRGVDVVFHSAARVDERGTRRQFWAENVTATERLLTAARRAGAHRFVYISSPSALMDRDGGDQIDIDETVPYPRRYLNHYCETKAAAERFVLAANAPDFTTCALRPRAIWGAGDRSGPIVRLLARAAAGTLPDLSFGRDVYASLCHVDNIVEACVRAATAENIGGKAYFVADAEKTNVWAVLTDVAAGLGYPPPVRKLPPRLVRVIVEIIEMLRRIPYLATHWTPPLSRYNVAVMTRSGTYDTSAAARDLGYRPVVGRDEGMARLQAWIRSQGVATEITR is encoded by the coding sequence ATGAAGATACTGGTGACGGGGGCTTCCGGATTTCTGGGGGGCACGCTGGTGCGGCGGCTGGTGCGCGAGGAGCGGCACGAGGTCGCGATCCTGGTGCGGCGCAGCAGTAATCTGCGCGGCCTGGACGAGGTGATCGGCAAGGTGGAGGTGTACCTCGGCGACCTCGCCGAGGCGGACTCGCTGGAGCGGGCCGTCCGCGGCGTCGACGTGGTCTTCCACAGCGCCGCCCGGGTGGACGAGCGCGGCACCCGCCGTCAGTTCTGGGCGGAGAACGTGACGGCGACGGAGCGGCTGCTCACCGCCGCCCGGCGCGCGGGCGCGCACCGGTTCGTCTACATCTCCAGCCCGAGCGCGCTGATGGACCGCGACGGCGGCGACCAGATCGATATCGACGAGACCGTTCCGTATCCGCGGCGCTATCTCAACCACTACTGCGAAACCAAGGCCGCCGCCGAGCGTTTCGTGCTGGCCGCGAACGCACCCGACTTCACCACCTGTGCCCTGCGGCCGCGCGCGATCTGGGGCGCCGGTGACCGGTCCGGACCGATTGTGCGGCTGCTGGCCCGGGCGGCGGCGGGCACGCTGCCCGACCTGTCCTTCGGTCGTGACGTGTACGCCTCGCTGTGCCACGTCGACAATATCGTGGAGGCGTGCGTGCGGGCCGCCACGGCCGAAAACATCGGCGGCAAGGCGTATTTCGTCGCCGATGCCGAGAAGACGAACGTGTGGGCCGTGCTCACCGACGTCGCCGCCGGACTGGGTTATCCGCCGCCGGTGCGCAAGCTGCCGCCGCGGCTGGTGCGGGTCATCGTCGAGATCATCGAAATGCTCAGGCGCATACCGTATCTCGCGACGCACTGGACCCCGCCGCTGTCGCGCTACAACGTCGCGGTGATGACCCGCAGCGGCACCTACGACACCTCGGCCGCGGCCCGCGATCTCGGATACCGACCGGTCGTGGGGCGAGACGAGGGCATGGCGCGGTTGCAGGCATGGATACGCAGTCAGGGGGTGGCCACCGAGATCACCCGCTGA